One Dioscorea cayenensis subsp. rotundata cultivar TDr96_F1 unplaced genomic scaffold, TDr96_F1_v2_PseudoChromosome.rev07_lg8_w22 25.fasta BLBR01000980.1, whole genome shotgun sequence DNA window includes the following coding sequences:
- the LOC120255388 gene encoding uncharacterized protein LOC120255388 has product MASRVPPAGHSLQPPSRSWAQITSQATCTIAGSPLHNLEILGRIKASSSQFVRVDDEALGRARMKFQNSLYGKFFGKPPSFDEVKLILMAKWVDIGEVCISDLPNGFLLIRYGSHSVMQKLLHDGPWSINGIILQLSPWKPFFEPAFAKLNKAAIWVQLHNLPLEFWDGETLESLTTHLGPLLKVDELIISLSRSKFARLCIEIDISKSLCRGFWVGDSDHRVFVLVLYERLPTFCYSCGMIGHGYSSCPGVTVVGTGGNQPPLRSQRRPEVGSSSGTDIAARTMDLDDIGHDPPKSCIAVDPLSFSLESDFGP; this is encoded by the coding sequence atggcaagtaGGGTACCGCCGGCCGGTCACTCGTTGCAGCCGCCTTCACGGTCTTGGGCCCAAATCACCTCTCAAGCCACTTGTACTATTGCTGGATCCCCTCTTCACAATCTAGAGATCCTAGGTAGAATTAAAGCTTCTTCCTCTCAGTTTGTCCGAGTGGACGATGAGGCACTGGGTCGAGCTCGTATGAAGTTCCAAAACTCTTTATATGGTAAGTTCTTTGGCAAACCCCCTTCATTCGACGAAGTGAAGCTGATTCTTATGGCTAAGTGGGTTGATATTGGCGAGGTATGTATCTCTGACCTCCCTAATGGTTTCCTATTGATCCGCTATGGGTCTCACTCAGTCATGCAGAAGCTCCTTCATGATGGACCTTGGTCTATCAATGGCATCATTCTTCAGCTTTCTCCCTGGAAGCCGTTCTTTGAGCCAGCGTTTGCCAAGCTCAATAAGGCTGCGATTTGGGTTCAACTTCATAATCTCCCTTTGGAATTTTGGGATGGAGAAACTCTTGAATCTCTTACTACTCATCTTGGTCCTCTCTTGAAAGTGGATGAACTCATCATATCTTTGTCTCGGTCTAAATTTGCTAGATTGTGTATTGAGATAGATATTTCTAAATCTCTGTGTCGAGGTTTCTGGGTTGGGGACAGTGATCATCGTGTTTTTGTTCTAGTTTTGTATGAGAGGCTTCCAACCTTCTGCTATTCTTGTGGGATGATTGGCCATGGGTATAGTTCATGTCCTGGAGTAACAGTAGTTGGAACCGGCGGAAACCAGCCACCCCTTCGTTCTCAACGGAGGCCGGAGGTAGGTTCCAGCTCGGGTACGGATATTGCTGCTCGGACGATGGACTTGGACGATATTGGCCATGACCCTCCGAAATCTTGTATCGCGGTTGATCCTCTATCCTTCTCGTTGGAATCGGACTTTGGGCCCTAG
- the LOC120255391 gene encoding fatty-acid-binding protein 1-like: protein MVRLVIVFGGFAMSMVRKNFDEGLGSSIKKLNGGQKNDELDSIKLPSKSIIEITRLPEFVLQTKIKDEMVCQVESEMLCRAYFHMYLGDDPFDKEAKDKFGERLLTIF, encoded by the exons ATGGTGAGGTTGGTGATTGTCTTTGGAGGTTTTGCCATGAGTATGGTGAGGAAGAACTTTGATGAAGGGCTTGGTTCATCCATCAAGAAGCTTAATGGTGGTCAAAAGAATGATGAGCTG GATAGCATCAAACTTCCATCAAAGTCCATCATAGAGATCACTAGGTTGCCAGAATTTGTGCTCCAAACTAAAA TTAAGGATGAGATGGTATGTCAGGTGGAGAGTGAGATGTTATGTAGAGCCTACTTCCATATGTATTTGGGTGATGATCCTTTTGACAAGGAGGCCAAGGACAAGTTTGGGGAACGCTTGCTCACCATCTTCTAG
- the LOC120255390 gene encoding uncharacterized protein LOC120255390: MIVDRVSKALQGDPPDASIDDEGGSLEDDEDVMSDEVEHDNFMTLRQFQAEVRRDAFIRKGSQFIGPKFTWCNKQGGSARRWALLNRGLINLEWSSHCRSTSLQHLPKVMLVVIVLAGLSNLDMDIRSTEAIISSLELSDTFDKGTQAYLEEMYAKYAALERQNTNKWAQRAHMDWVCDGDTNSEFFHNINRIRKHINHITQVKDVNGNLFSDHFGIENAFLNFYSNMWSNSSTDSFSDILSVIPHDLPQLSAMDSDFLIREVTREEICLSVFELPSESKRALFRVAVPLINIIALQEVAHTIETDCKNLPRMLVKIDIEKAYDTISWSAILSTLTKMSFSFVWISSIKSCFTSTSFSFLINGHPSYWISSSRGIRQGDLISSYLFILVSQNLTSILNFALANDFVPGFDMRLHVNFNHLMFADDLVIISQASHKSARFIKLCFDFYGKISGQVPNASKSAIYFPSWANKRVANRICSILNFSAGSFPFKYLGILISAKWLVRSTFDVITDNIKGRCSRWMHSKLSPTAKAVLINSSLLSLPIYYLSMYPIYDSILMEIHRVVRRFFWRKSSNGKGIHAVAWNDLTIPKTEGGLAIRKLTLDKHSLMAKNVFKYLNCDNYLWVDILLLKYGLVNIWRDSIPSRCSWFFRGLCYTAFKIRPSLRINSVNPEQTSLLNHPWCSEVPLSLCPTYFNVNLNLELLSVSDFRNDGAWDFTNLACCLGTGWGVLLRNWVPLILLVTIIGFGLLAQ, from the exons ATGATAGTCGATCGAGTCTCTAAAGCTCTGCAGGGGGACCCTCCTGACGCCAGTATTGATGATGAGGGGGGCTCCttggaggatgatgaggatgtGATGAGTGATGAGGTGGAACATGACAATTTTATGACTCTCAGACAGTTTCAGGCGGAAGTTCGAAGGGATGCTTTTATTAGGAAAGGATCACAA TTCATTGGACCCAAGTTCACTTGGTGTAATAAACAAGGAGGCTCTGCTAGACGTTGGGCCCTGCTGAACAGGGGGTTAATCAATTTAGAGTGGTCTTCTCATTGTCGGTCGACCAGTCTTCAGCATCTCCCGAAG GTTATGTTGGTTGTTATAGTGCT AGCTGGGCTGTCTAATCTTGATATGGATATTAGGAGTACAGAggctattatttcttctttggAACTGTCTGATACTTTTGATAAAGGCACCCAGGCTTATCTAGAAGAGATGTATGCAAAGTATGCAGCTCTGGAGAGGCAAAATACCAATAAATGGGCCCAGCGTGCACACATGGATTGGGTCTGTGATGGGGATACCAATTCAGAATTCTTCCATAATATAAATCGTATTCGCAAGCATATCAATCATATCACCCAGGTAAAGGATGTTAATGGTAATTTATTTTCTGATCACTTTGGTATTGAGAATGctttcttgaatttttattctaaCATGTGGTCGAACTCTTCTACTGACTCTTTCTCTGATATTTTGAGTGTCATTCCCCATGATCTCCCTCAGCTTTCGGCTATGGACAGTGATTTCCTCATTCGTGAGGTTACTCGTGAAGAAATTTGTTTGTCTGTTTTTGAGCTTCCTTCAG AGAGCAAGCGGGCTTTGTTTCGGGTCGCTGTCCCTTTGATAAACATTATTGCTTTGCAAGAGGTTGCCCATACAATTGAAACTGATTGCAAGAACCTCCCTAGGATGTTAGTCAAAATAGATATTGAGAAGGCCTATGATACCATaagttggagtgcaattctttcTACTCTTACCAAGATGAGTTTCTCCTTTGTTTGGATTTCCTCGATAAAATCATGTTTCACTtccacttctttttctttcctcatTAATGGCCATCCCTCCTATTGGATTAGCTCCTCCAGAGGTATTAGACAGGGAGATCTTATCTCCTCCTACCTGTTCATACTTGTTTCTCAAAATCTCACTTCTATACTGAATTTTGCTCTGGCTAATGACTTTGTCCCGGGCTTTGACATGAGATTGCATGTTAATTTTAACCATCTTATGTTTGCTGAtgatttagttattatttcTCAAGCGTCTCATAAATCTGCTAGATTTATCAAGCTCTGTTTTGATTTCTATGGTAAAATTTCTGGCCAAGTTCCTAATGCTTCTAAGTCTGCTATTTACTTCCCTTCCTGGGCTAATAAGAGGGTGGCTAATCGTATTTGCTCTATTCTCAATTTTTCTGCTGGTTCTTTTCCATTTAAATATCTGGGGATTCTTATTTCAGCCAAGTGGTTGGTTAGATCCACCTTTGATGTCATCACTGACAATATTAAAGGCCGCTGTTCTCGGTGGATGCATTCTAAATTATCCCCTACTGCCAAGGCTGTGCTCATCAATTCTTCTCTTCTGTCCCTTCCCATCTATTATCTATCTATGTACCCGATATATGATTCTATCCTAATGGAAATTCATAGAGTTGTTAGGAGATTCTTTTGGAGAAAGAgtagcaatggaaagggcatccatgctgtTGCTTGGAATGATCTTACTATTCCAAAGACTGAGGGGGGTCTTGCAATCAGAAAACTTACTCTTGATAAGCATTCTCTTATGGCCAAGAATGTGTTTAAATATCTCAACTGTGATAATTATCTTTGGGTTGATATTTTGCTGCTTAAGTATGGCTTAGTTAATATTTGGAGGGATTCCATTCCTTCTAGGTGCTCATGGTTTTTTAGGGGTCTCTGTTATACAGCCTTCAAAATTAGACCTAGTTTGAGAATTAATTCTGTTAACCCTGAGCAGACATCCCTATTAAATCATCCCTGGTGCTCTGAGGTTCCTCTCTCACTTTGTCCTActtattttaatgttaatttgAATCTGGAATTGTTAAGTGTCTCTGATTTTCGTAACGATGGGGCCTGGGATTTCACCAACTTGGCTTGTTGTTTGGGGACTGGTTGGGGTGTTTTACTCCGAAATTGGGTGCCCTTGATCTTACTAGTAACAATCATTGGTTTTGGTCTATTAGCTCAGTGA